From Nitrospirota bacterium, the proteins below share one genomic window:
- a CDS encoding transketolase C-terminal domain-containing protein has product MFLEAPRTREFITGSEAAKEAVRRSNVDFAVAYPITPQSETMQLIGVLYGEGYVKEYYRGEEEYGVMSAIAGASRAGVRCFTATAGPGTLRGIEPIASWPGHRLPAVIMFTCRVVNAPLAIQPDNIEISYLLNCGLILFHAENQQDMFDFIMKGFIIGEKNDVTLPVGVACDGFFVTHARGYVHMQDRSLKLPPRDAWRGAVPVLDAENPPARLSRDAPVQKSNFMAYNIHAVWQQEVWAAVERSRKYINKYMGGLCTAENTEDADAILIASGSAVAQSREAIRLCAEKGIKVGLIKIRSLRPFPTQELRQLCAKAKLIVIPEFNYVGWLAKDVAAAIYGHSKAKIIAGPHVYGGQSMPVELIVDEVESGLTGKKSTNVPLSQVMGVADVDPAAMAHFMRSI; this is encoded by the coding sequence ATGTTTCTGGAGGCGCCGAGGACCCGCGAATTCATCACGGGAAGCGAAGCGGCCAAGGAAGCGGTGCGTCGCTCGAATGTGGACTTCGCCGTGGCCTATCCGATCACGCCCCAAAGCGAGACCATGCAGCTCATCGGCGTGTTGTACGGCGAGGGTTACGTGAAAGAATACTACCGCGGCGAGGAGGAATACGGCGTCATGTCCGCCATCGCCGGGGCGTCGCGCGCGGGCGTGCGGTGCTTCACCGCGACGGCGGGACCGGGCACGCTGCGCGGCATCGAGCCGATCGCGTCATGGCCGGGGCATCGGCTGCCGGCCGTGATCATGTTTACGTGCCGCGTGGTCAACGCCCCGCTCGCGATTCAGCCGGACAACATCGAGATTTCGTACCTCCTGAACTGCGGATTGATCCTCTTCCATGCCGAGAATCAGCAGGACATGTTCGACTTCATCATGAAGGGGTTCATCATCGGAGAGAAGAACGACGTGACCCTGCCGGTCGGCGTGGCCTGCGACGGATTCTTCGTGACCCACGCGCGCGGCTATGTGCATATGCAGGACCGGAGCCTCAAGCTCCCGCCTCGAGACGCCTGGCGTGGTGCGGTCCCTGTGCTGGACGCGGAGAACCCACCGGCGCGGCTTTCCCGCGATGCGCCGGTCCAGAAATCCAACTTCATGGCGTATAACATTCATGCCGTCTGGCAGCAGGAAGTCTGGGCGGCGGTGGAGCGTTCGCGGAAGTACATCAACAAGTACATGGGCGGGCTCTGTACGGCGGAAAACACCGAGGACGCGGATGCCATCCTGATCGCGTCCGGCAGCGCGGTGGCCCAGTCCCGCGAGGCGATCAGACTGTGCGCCGAGAAAGGGATCAAGGTCGGCCTGATCAAGATCCGCTCGCTGCGGCCGTTTCCGACGCAGGAACTCCGGCAGCTCTGCGCCAAGGCGAAACTGATCGTGATCCCTGAGTTCAACTACGTGGGATGGCTGGCCAAGGATGTCGCGGCCGCGATCTACGGGCACTCCAAGGCCAAGATCATCGCCGGCCCTCACGTCTACGGCGGTCAGTCCATGCCGGTGGAATTGATCGTGGACGAGGTCGAGTCGGGACTGACCGGCAAGAAGTCCACCAATGTCCCGCTGTCTCAGGTCATGGGTGTGGCGGACGTGGATCCGGCGGCGATGGCCCACTTCATGCGCAGCATCTGA
- a CDS encoding carbon monoxide dehydrogenase beta subunit family protein — protein sequence MQTTQQTREKIIVPGPAGFHPPSAAQLGVTLPEPGQGLWYGHHEDEEKVMEEIARKMLTSPNATIFPGPLVLWAWNEHAVDKAKAVLEIAAQIPDVLIIPMPDYRPKYPKIDPEEVINPNHPNLTIWGNKIEACIFVGVHCHYANLTLKMIRAGTNCCTSALCAEQGHEDAMLTVRDCDAAKLRRVAQVVKRVREEMGLTLPENGENVRFTGTQSKVHGGKTHTNPLEFVPITADLAGAAAYGHRPEHMHSEA from the coding sequence GTGCAGACGACACAGCAGACACGAGAAAAAATCATCGTTCCCGGACCGGCCGGGTTTCACCCGCCGTCCGCTGCGCAGCTCGGGGTGACCTTGCCCGAGCCGGGCCAGGGGTTGTGGTATGGGCATCATGAGGACGAAGAAAAGGTGATGGAGGAGATTGCGCGCAAGATGCTGACGAGTCCCAACGCGACGATCTTCCCTGGTCCGCTGGTGCTCTGGGCCTGGAACGAACATGCCGTGGACAAGGCCAAAGCGGTTTTGGAAATCGCCGCGCAGATTCCGGATGTGCTGATCATCCCCATGCCGGACTATCGCCCGAAGTATCCCAAGATCGATCCCGAGGAAGTCATCAACCCGAACCACCCGAATCTGACCATTTGGGGCAACAAGATCGAAGCCTGTATCTTCGTCGGCGTGCATTGTCACTACGCCAATCTCACGCTGAAGATGATTCGGGCGGGAACGAACTGCTGCACAAGCGCGCTCTGCGCCGAGCAAGGGCACGAAGACGCAATGCTCACCGTCCGCGATTGCGACGCGGCGAAGCTGCGGCGGGTCGCGCAGGTCGTCAAGCGGGTGCGTGAAGAGATGGGTCTCACGTTGCCGGAAAACGGTGAGAACGTCCGGTTCACCGGAACACAGTCCAAGGTGCACGGCGGCAAGACGCACACGAACCCCCTCGAGTTCGTGCCGATCACGGCGGATCTGGCAGGAGCCGCGGCCTACGGACACCGACCCGAACATATGCACAGCGAAGCCTGA
- a CDS encoding pyruvate ferredoxin oxidoreductase: MYLVADINVDICAQTSCKLCTQYCPEANTILYNDQLGKEKGYKYGAAYVAVDRCKGCAQCVWVCDNMAKHHAIKMVMIDQLPKAAITDNVMYGEKSTTALLASPVVG, from the coding sequence ATGTACCTTGTAGCCGACATCAACGTCGACATTTGCGCCCAAACCAGTTGTAAGCTCTGCACGCAATACTGCCCTGAGGCCAATACCATTCTCTACAACGACCAGTTGGGCAAAGAGAAAGGGTACAAGTACGGAGCGGCCTATGTGGCGGTGGACCGCTGCAAAGGATGCGCGCAGTGCGTCTGGGTGTGTGACAACATGGCCAAGCATCACGCCATCAAGATGGTGATGATCGACCAATTGCCCAAGGCGGCGATCACGGATAACGTGATGTACGGCGAGAAGTCCACCACTGCCTTGCTGGCGAGTCCGGTGGTCGGATAG
- a CDS encoding 2-oxoacid:acceptor oxidoreductase family protein, which produces MAKRFNIRMAGVGGQGVVTASHILSTAVINAGGESTIVPFYGSEKRMAPVESYVRVSDEPIYEIGEITFPHIIIIFHPQVITHGKSYTMPFYFGLKEDGVALINHDGPMKLHKDHMRELEERRAKLYYLPATKISLEVSGMDLATNMALMGAIGCITGLTNLEALGQAVKDRFLGKGFVVSGGTAALDSVVERKFKKKQELIEKNMAVIAAGWKFAADNGWDEVSKAAKRAEAAAAAKA; this is translated from the coding sequence ATGGCGAAACGGTTTAATATCCGGATGGCCGGCGTGGGCGGACAGGGCGTGGTCACCGCCTCGCACATTCTCAGCACCGCGGTCATCAATGCCGGCGGCGAGAGCACGATCGTGCCGTTCTATGGATCGGAAAAGCGCATGGCGCCGGTCGAGAGTTATGTGCGGGTGTCGGACGAGCCGATCTATGAGATCGGGGAGATCACCTTCCCGCACATCATCATCATCTTCCACCCTCAGGTCATCACCCACGGCAAATCCTATACGATGCCGTTCTATTTCGGATTGAAGGAAGACGGGGTGGCGCTGATCAATCATGACGGCCCGATGAAGTTGCACAAGGACCATATGCGCGAGTTGGAGGAACGGCGGGCAAAGTTGTACTACCTGCCGGCGACCAAGATCTCTCTCGAAGTCTCCGGGATGGACCTGGCGACGAATATGGCCTTGATGGGCGCGATCGGATGTATCACCGGGTTGACGAACCTGGAGGCCTTGGGTCAGGCGGTGAAGGATCGGTTCCTTGGCAAGGGGTTTGTGGTGTCTGGCGGAACCGCGGCTCTGGATAGCGTCGTGGAGCGGAAGTTCAAGAAGAAACAGGAGCTCATCGAAAAGAACATGGCCGTGATTGCGGCCGGCTGGAAGTTTGCGGCCGATAACGGCTGGGATGAGGTCAGCAAAGCGGCAAAACGGGCCGAAGCTGCCGCCGCGGCTAAAGCATAA
- a CDS encoding thiamine pyrophosphate-dependent enzyme, whose translation MSLDYVKFTPGFGKFMPKEYRDMVEHGPFGKKVTVSQMGSFKEILEEHPMCAGCAMTLFIRLAIISFPNPEDTITVGTAGCGRLALSQAAIPFVYGNYGDTNGVASGLSRGLRLRFGDKPKDVVVLAGDGGLADIGFSQVLHSWFRKEKFTTIMLDNEVYGNTGGQESGMTNRGAVLKMAPLGKKFEKMDMVQMAKVAGCAYVATVVPNNPRRVESVIKKAVLIAREVGPTYIQAYTSCNIEYAIPTDKVMEDAKNVENDRYQFTEFITDDAKQYLADRYGYREFQAKPAAAAVPQK comes from the coding sequence ATGAGTCTTGATTACGTCAAATTCACTCCGGGGTTCGGGAAGTTCATGCCGAAGGAATATCGTGACATGGTGGAGCACGGACCTTTCGGAAAAAAGGTCACGGTTTCCCAAATGGGAAGCTTCAAAGAGATCCTCGAAGAACATCCTATGTGCGCAGGTTGCGCGATGACTCTCTTCATCCGGCTGGCCATCATTTCGTTCCCGAATCCTGAAGATACCATTACGGTCGGGACGGCCGGCTGCGGACGTCTGGCCCTCTCCCAGGCCGCCATCCCGTTCGTCTATGGCAACTACGGCGACACCAACGGCGTGGCAAGCGGACTCTCCCGCGGGCTCCGGTTGCGATTCGGCGACAAACCCAAGGATGTCGTCGTGCTGGCCGGCGACGGCGGTTTGGCCGACATCGGATTTTCGCAGGTGCTCCACTCCTGGTTCCGCAAAGAGAAGTTTACGACGATCATGCTGGACAACGAGGTCTATGGGAATACCGGCGGGCAGGAAAGCGGCATGACCAACCGCGGCGCGGTGCTGAAGATGGCGCCGCTGGGCAAGAAGTTCGAGAAGATGGACATGGTCCAGATGGCCAAAGTCGCCGGCTGCGCTTATGTGGCGACCGTCGTGCCGAACAACCCCCGTCGGGTCGAAAGCGTGATCAAGAAGGCCGTCCTCATTGCCCGCGAAGTCGGCCCGACCTACATCCAGGCCTACACCTCGTGCAACATCGAATACGCGATCCCCACCGACAAGGTCATGGAAGACGCCAAGAACGTCGAGAACGATCGCTACCAGTTCACCGAATTCATTACCGACGACGCGAAACAATACCTGGCCGATCGCTACGGCTATAGGGAGTTTCAGGCGAAGCCGGCGGCAGCCGCGGTTCCTCAGAAGTAA
- a CDS encoding methylenetetrahydrofolate reductase C-terminal domain-containing protein — protein sequence MPLRVIIPGEDEGAEHTGGVHKRPPIPEASLKAECPKFMSHGPCGGVRKGGFCEVYPDMKCPWVTLYFELEKIGQIEWMKQV from the coding sequence ATGCCGTTGCGCGTCATCATTCCGGGAGAAGACGAAGGCGCCGAGCACACGGGAGGCGTCCATAAGCGCCCGCCGATTCCCGAGGCATCGCTCAAGGCCGAATGCCCGAAGTTCATGAGCCACGGCCCTTGCGGCGGTGTGCGGAAGGGCGGATTCTGCGAAGTGTATCCGGACATGAAGTGCCCGTGGGTCACGCTGTATTTCGAATTGGAGAAGATCGGACAGATCGAATGGATGAAGCAGGTGTAA
- the queF gene encoding preQ(1) synthase, translating to MKRDKALRGTGARKATKLGYNERHARSGVSVPLPDIETWPNQYKGYEITIEIPEYTAICPKTGLPDFGTIRLRYMPDKACLELKSLKLYIHAYRNLGIFYENAVNRILQDVVKACRPVWATVTGEFTARGGLRSTIEARYP from the coding sequence ATGAAGCGCGACAAGGCACTGAGAGGAACAGGAGCGAGGAAGGCAACAAAGCTCGGCTACAACGAGCGGCATGCAAGAAGCGGAGTCTCCGTTCCGCTGCCAGACATTGAAACTTGGCCGAACCAGTATAAAGGTTACGAGATCACCATTGAGATCCCGGAGTACACGGCGATCTGCCCGAAGACCGGTCTTCCCGATTTCGGGACGATCCGGTTGCGCTACATGCCCGACAAGGCCTGCCTCGAGCTCAAATCGCTCAAGCTCTATATCCACGCCTACCGGAACCTTGGTATCTTTTACGAAAACGCCGTCAACCGCATTCTGCAGGACGTGGTGAAAGCCTGCCGCCCGGTCTGGGCGACCGTGACCGGCGAGTTCACCGCCCGAGGCGGCCTGCGGAGCACGATCGAGGCCCGGTACCCCTAA
- a CDS encoding symmetrical bis(5'-nucleosyl)-tetraphosphatase, giving the protein MAIYAIGDIQGCFSALQKVIDRIRFDPAKDRLWFVGDLVNRGPDSLKVLRYAKSLGPAAVSVLGNHDLHLLAVAAGCAPGRTKDTFQDVLDAPDRDELLDWLRHRPLLFRDHDFLLVHAGLLPQWTSTMAVELAREVECALQSDAYQKFLRIHYNKNGHTQWRDELTGMPRLSVIANALTRLRVCTPCGDMDFSYTGPPEQAPSGFLPWFEIPHRKSADVTIVCGHWAAAGLRVLDNVLAVDSGCIWGRHLTAVRLEDRQVFQISCGDRGCRGA; this is encoded by the coding sequence ATGGCGATCTACGCAATCGGCGACATCCAAGGCTGCTTCTCGGCACTGCAGAAGGTCATTGATCGGATCCGCTTCGATCCCGCCAAGGATCGCCTGTGGTTTGTGGGCGACTTGGTCAATCGCGGACCGGACTCGCTGAAGGTGCTGCGTTACGCCAAGAGCTTGGGGCCGGCCGCGGTCTCGGTCCTGGGGAACCATGACCTCCACCTGCTGGCTGTTGCGGCCGGTTGCGCGCCGGGCCGGACCAAAGACACGTTCCAGGATGTCCTGGACGCGCCGGATCGCGACGAACTGCTGGACTGGTTGCGCCATCGTCCGCTCCTGTTTCGGGACCACGACTTCCTGCTCGTCCACGCCGGACTCTTGCCGCAATGGACCAGCACCATGGCTGTCGAGCTGGCCCGGGAAGTCGAGTGCGCGTTGCAGAGCGACGCCTATCAGAAGTTCTTGCGCATTCACTATAATAAGAATGGGCACACGCAATGGAGAGACGAGCTGACGGGCATGCCCCGCCTGAGCGTGATCGCCAACGCCCTGACGAGACTCCGCGTCTGCACTCCCTGTGGTGACATGGACTTCTCTTATACCGGTCCGCCCGAACAGGCGCCGTCGGGATTTCTTCCCTGGTTTGAGATCCCACACCGCAAGAGCGCGGACGTGACGATCGTCTGCGGACATTGGGCGGCGGCCGGACTCCGCGTGCTGGACAATGTGCTGGCGGTGGACAGCGGATGCATCTGGGGCCGACACCTGACCGCCGTCCGGCTCGAAGACCGGCAGGTCTTTCAAATCTCCTGCGGCGACCGCGGGTGCCGCGGTGCATGA
- a CDS encoding DUF309 domain-containing protein, producing the protein MHEPEPPDLNWPRYSCRPFPSYRFVPGRNPHPRRDPRGHSYHLPEARPAPFSPEAWAQSEDFLYGIDLYNFAYWWESHEVFEGLWHAAGHQSEQGRFFQAFIHLAAAHLKRFTDQEPAANRLFVSGLARLERFPPLFMGVDVARLTAGIRSALADPTAQPILVRLLMS; encoded by the coding sequence GTGCATGAGCCGGAACCGCCTGATCTCAACTGGCCTCGGTATTCCTGCCGCCCGTTTCCCTCTTACCGCTTCGTCCCGGGGCGGAACCCGCATCCGCGCCGCGACCCGCGCGGCCATTCCTATCACCTGCCCGAAGCCCGACCGGCGCCGTTTTCGCCGGAAGCGTGGGCGCAATCAGAGGACTTTCTGTACGGGATCGATCTCTACAATTTCGCCTATTGGTGGGAAAGCCACGAAGTGTTCGAAGGGCTCTGGCACGCGGCGGGACACCAGAGCGAGCAGGGCCGATTCTTTCAAGCCTTCATCCACCTCGCCGCCGCCCATCTCAAGCGGTTCACCGATCAGGAGCCGGCGGCGAACCGTCTCTTCGTAAGCGGGTTGGCAAGGCTCGAGCGGTTTCCCCCTTTGTTTATGGGGGTCGATGTGGCCCGCTTGACGGCGGGCATCCGCTCCGCGTTGGCGGATCCCACCGCGCAACCGATCCTCGTCCGATTGCTGATGTCCTGA
- the panB gene encoding 3-methyl-2-oxobutanoate hydroxymethyltransferase, whose amino-acid sequence MTVPEFQKRKREGRKLIVVTAYDALFARIIEQAGIDVLLVGDSLGVVVQGNKDTLSVTMDDMLYHTKLVAGAAQRALVIGDMPFLSYQVSVEEAVRNAGRFLQAGAGAVKLEGGVPVMDRVAAITKFGIPVMGHLGMTPQSVHQYGGYKVQGKDRHSADALLEAAKALEAAGAFAVVLEAVPADLARRVTKALTIPTIGIGAGPHCDGQVLVLYDLLGLFDDFTPKFVKPYAHLKADALQALRRYKEEVEQGKFPSHSESYH is encoded by the coding sequence ATGACGGTTCCCGAGTTTCAGAAGCGCAAGCGAGAGGGCAGGAAGCTCATCGTCGTCACCGCCTATGATGCGCTGTTCGCCCGCATCATCGAACAGGCGGGGATCGACGTGCTGCTGGTCGGGGATTCGCTCGGCGTGGTGGTCCAAGGAAACAAAGACACCCTGTCCGTCACGATGGACGACATGCTGTACCACACGAAGTTGGTCGCCGGCGCGGCTCAGCGGGCGCTGGTGATCGGCGATATGCCGTTCCTGTCCTATCAGGTCAGCGTGGAAGAAGCCGTTCGCAACGCGGGCCGTTTCCTGCAAGCCGGCGCGGGGGCGGTGAAGCTCGAAGGCGGCGTGCCGGTGATGGATCGCGTCGCTGCGATCACGAAGTTCGGCATCCCGGTCATGGGGCATCTGGGCATGACGCCGCAGTCCGTGCATCAATACGGTGGGTACAAAGTGCAGGGCAAGGATCGGCACAGTGCCGACGCCTTGTTGGAGGCCGCCAAAGCCTTGGAGGCCGCCGGCGCCTTCGCGGTCGTTCTGGAAGCCGTGCCGGCCGACTTGGCTCGGCGTGTGACGAAAGCGTTGACCATTCCCACCATCGGCATCGGCGCCGGCCCGCATTGCGACGGCCAAGTGCTGGTCCTCTACGATCTCCTCGGCCTTTTCGACGACTTCACGCCGAAATTCGTCAAACCCTACGCCCACCTCAAGGCCGATGCCCTGCAGGCGTTGCGTCGCTACAAAGAAGAAGTGGAGCAGGGGAAGTTCCCGAGCCATTCGGAGAGCTATCACTGA
- a CDS encoding methylenetetrahydrofolate reductase, with product MREPRRLKEVLDQGQFAVTIEYNPPKGTNISVLLESAKGLVGRVHGVNVTDNTAAVMRAGSLPVCRLLYEMGHDPVMQMTCRDRNRLAMQSDFLGAHLLGIRNILCLTGDYPTVGDHKEAKPVYDLDSVQVMQLVQGLNNGRDMAGNKLDGATDFTIGAAVTPEADPIGPMLVKFETKVRAGAQFFQTQAIYHPEQFASFMQAVRRFKVKVLAGILLLRSAKMAEFMNANIPGISVPDDMIAELRAAGDKHALDVGVEIAVRTIKAVRPHCDGVHLMAIKAIDRLPEILTKAELV from the coding sequence ATGCGGGAACCCCGGCGTCTGAAAGAAGTGCTCGATCAGGGTCAGTTCGCGGTCACGATCGAATACAACCCGCCCAAAGGCACGAACATTTCTGTGCTGCTGGAAAGCGCCAAAGGGCTGGTCGGACGAGTGCACGGCGTCAACGTGACCGACAACACGGCGGCGGTCATGCGTGCGGGATCGCTGCCGGTCTGCCGGCTGCTCTACGAAATGGGGCATGATCCGGTCATGCAGATGACGTGTCGGGATCGGAACCGCCTGGCGATGCAGTCCGACTTCTTAGGGGCGCACTTGCTGGGTATTCGCAACATTCTGTGCCTCACCGGCGACTATCCGACCGTCGGCGACCACAAAGAGGCCAAGCCGGTGTATGACCTCGATTCGGTTCAGGTCATGCAACTGGTTCAAGGCTTGAACAATGGCCGGGATATGGCGGGAAACAAACTGGACGGCGCGACCGATTTTACGATCGGCGCCGCGGTCACGCCCGAAGCCGACCCCATCGGCCCCATGTTGGTGAAGTTTGAAACCAAAGTCCGCGCCGGCGCCCAATTCTTCCAGACCCAGGCGATTTACCACCCGGAGCAGTTCGCGAGCTTCATGCAGGCGGTCCGCCGCTTCAAGGTCAAAGTGCTGGCGGGGATTCTGCTCCTGCGCTCGGCCAAAATGGCCGAGTTCATGAACGCGAACATTCCCGGGATCTCGGTGCCGGACGACATGATCGCCGAGTTGCGCGCGGCCGGTGACAAGCACGCGCTGGATGTCGGCGTGGAGATCGCCGTCCGGACGATCAAAGCCGTGCGGCCGCACTGCGACGGAGTCCACCTGATGGCGATCAAGGCGATCGATCGCCTGCCGGAGATTCTCACCAAGGCGGAGCTGGTGTGA
- the folD gene encoding bifunctional methylenetetrahydrofolate dehydrogenase/methenyltetrahydrofolate cyclohydrolase FolD, with amino-acid sequence MAARLIDGKTLAQSIRERIAKDVVELYAKTGVRPGLAAILVGDDPASHLYVKNKQKACDAAGIYVDEHKLPASTSQADLLSLIEKKNADPRIHGILVQLPLPKHIDSKVVLDAVSPKKDADGFHPYNLGRLVEGNPIFEACTPKGVIKMIESTGVPIEGKRAVVLGRSNIVGKPVALMLLHRHATVTICHSKTRDLPAVCREAEILVVAIGKAKFVTADMVREGAVVIDVGVNRLADGTFVGDVDFGPVSQKTGWISPVPGGVGPMTIAMLLDNTLESAKRFAGAR; translated from the coding sequence GTGGCGGCGCGACTGATCGATGGAAAAACCTTGGCCCAGAGTATTCGCGAGCGCATCGCGAAGGACGTGGTGGAACTATACGCGAAGACCGGCGTGCGGCCGGGGTTGGCGGCGATCCTGGTGGGAGACGATCCCGCGTCGCACCTGTACGTCAAAAACAAGCAGAAGGCCTGCGATGCGGCGGGTATCTACGTGGACGAGCACAAGTTGCCCGCGAGCACGTCCCAAGCCGATCTCTTGAGCCTGATCGAGAAAAAGAACGCGGATCCACGGATCCACGGCATTCTCGTGCAACTGCCGCTGCCCAAGCACATCGACAGCAAGGTCGTATTGGACGCGGTCTCTCCCAAGAAAGACGCGGACGGGTTTCATCCCTACAACCTCGGCCGATTGGTGGAAGGCAACCCGATTTTCGAAGCCTGCACGCCGAAAGGCGTGATCAAAATGATCGAATCCACCGGCGTTCCGATCGAGGGCAAGCGCGCCGTGGTCCTGGGACGGAGCAACATTGTCGGGAAACCGGTGGCATTGATGCTGCTCCATCGGCATGCCACGGTGACCATCTGCCACTCCAAGACCAGGGACTTGCCCGCCGTGTGCCGCGAAGCCGAAATCCTTGTCGTCGCGATCGGGAAGGCCAAGTTCGTTACGGCGGACATGGTGCGCGAGGGCGCGGTGGTAATCGATGTGGGAGTGAACCGGCTCGCGGACGGCACCTTTGTGGGCGATGTGGATTTCGGTCCCGTCAGCCAGAAGACCGGCTGGATCAGCCCGGTGCCGGGCGGCGTAGGACCGATGACGATCGCTATGCTGTTGGACAATACGCTGGAATCCGCGAAACGTTTCGCCGGCGCGAGGTGA